One window of the Cryptomeria japonica chromosome 7, Sugi_1.0, whole genome shotgun sequence genome contains the following:
- the LOC131076381 gene encoding NDR1/HIN1-like protein 6 translates to MADAQRFHMAKENAEKAAVAEEDTHNNPPSNDPSAPGKKDPGKVVHVQYPKDQVILPRHAPRYYTPPKRRRNFCCRCLAWTFCLLLLFIVAIAIAAGILYVVFHPEIPKYSVDSIQITRFTVGTDDTVSSQFVVGVRARNPNKKIGIYYLDDSFLAVFYSRTELSRGSLPAFYQGHKNTTYLDVTVIATNVQMSSKEVFSLSAERKEGCIPLCLKADVPVKVKIGKLKSMKITFSVHCDLVVDKLDGNNTSVNAANKRCQVKF, encoded by the coding sequence ATGGCAGATGCACAACGATTTCATATGGCCAAAGAGAACGCAGAAAAGGCGGCTGTAGCAGAAGAAGATACACACAACAACCCACCGTCCAACGATCCTTCGGCCCCTGGAAAAAAAGATCCAGGCAAAGTTGTGCACGTACAGTATCCCAAGGACCAGGTCATTCTCCCGCGCCATGCCCCCAGATACTACACTCCTCCAAAGCGACGCCGCAATTTCTGCTGCCGTTGCCTCGCCTGGACATTTTGTCTCCTGCTGCTCTTTATTGTCGCCATTGCCATAGCCGCCGGAATCCTCTACGTCGTCTTCCACCCAGAGATACCCAAATATTCAGTCGACAGCATTCAGATCACGCGCTTCACCGTCGGCACAGATGACACCGTTTCGTCGCAGTTTGTGGTGGGAGTGCGGGCGAGGAATCCGAACAAAAAGATCGGCATATATTACTTAGACGACAGCTTTCTTGCGGTTTTCTACTCCCGCACGGAGCTCTCCAGGGGCAGTCTTCCGGCGTTTTACCAGGGGCACAAAAATACTACGTATTTAGACGTTACTGTGATCGCGACTAACGTGCAGATGAGTAGTAAGGAGGTTTTTTCGCTGAGTGCGGAGAGGAAGGAAGGGTGTATTCCTCTTTGTTTGAAGGCGGATGTTCCGGTTAAGGTCAAGATTGGGAAACTGAAAAGCATGAAGATTACTTTCAGCGTGCACTGTGATCTGGTGGTCGACAAGCTGGATGGCAATAATACCAGTGTTAATGCTGCTAATAAAAGGTGCCAGGTCAAATTTTGA